The nucleotide window TTGGACATAAAGGCTTTCATCACAGTTTgcagcagtaacacacacaaacgacaGATACAACATCTCCTCCATTAGTCACCACAGCTCAGCCAGCGACAGGAAGACTTTACCTTTTCTAATCCGGGTCAAACAAACATGATGACACGGATCTGAACTTCATTCCAGTTGGTTCTCACCtggtttcctctcctcctgccgtTCCTCCTGCCGCTGCTCCTGCGTTCTCCTGAGCCGGAGGAGTGTCGGCTCTCTCCTGTTTTATCCTGCTCACAGCTAACAACAGATCCTCGGGACTTAGGGCCGGCTGGTCCGGACTGGCCTCCTGCAGCCGGGGGgcgctgtgctgctgctggaccacCGGGTTCTCATAGCTCCCGAGCTCATCTACTGATGTCGTCTGTGATTAGAAAAGATTGTCTGATGGTTGACGGCTCAGAGGCGAAGCATGGTCTGACCAGCATCAGGTACAAACATGCATTGAGCTGCAAGTCCTTTAATGTCCACTAGAGCTACAGACACTGACGAGATCAGACGACTAGGAAACATCTCTACAAACATAAAGTCAGAGGAACAGAAATGTTCCGTTATGTTTAATCTCTTCACTCTCTGCAGTCGAACCTGGAATGAAAAGAGTCCTCACGTCCGATTGGACCGATTAGCTATAATAGTTACAATAACAGTCAGGTCTCATGTTGAAAGCATGTTTATGCAGCGGCTGAGAATAAACTCCTGAAGACAGCAATTTACTGCTAACAACATTAGCAACATTAGCAGCATTAGCATTGCAGGGAAGATAGCAGTGTGAAGTTAGCATCCGGAGGTTGGGAGGTAAACTGGACTAAGTGCTGAGGCTCGGATCTGCCTAAGTTAACTCTGTGGGCGTGGCCAAACCAACCTGTGAGTCGcagcagagaggggaggaggaggaggaggccttcatcatcatcagctccaTCCCCCGCTCCACGATGTTCTGGATCTGCAGGTACCCGGCGGTGTACATGAGCACCAGCTGCTCACTGGCGGCCATGCTGAGGCGACCTGTGTAGCAGAAGGACAGAATCTGCTGGAAACATGTCGGCGTTACAGAAGACGGCAGCTCAAACACCgcctgggaggaggaggaggaggaggaggaggtggaggaggagtcagTGGCCGAGCTGAACAGGTCTCTGAAGTACAGGGAGGAGGCAGCGAGGACGGCCCTGTGCGCCTTGAAGGCCTGGCCCTGCACCAGGATGGACACGTCGCAGTAGTGGCCCAGCAGCCGCTGCTCGTTCAGGCTGCCCAGCACGCTGCTGCCGAAGTCCGGGATCTCAACCTGCAGCAGCCCGTCGGACATGGTGGAGGCAGGAGGAGCGCGACGCCACAGGAGGCCACCGGGGGCGCAAGAGAGATGGAGGCTGGAAGGAGGCGGTCCTTAACAGTCAGACAGACTGACGGAGGGGTGGAGCTTAGGTGTCAGGGAGGCTGCAGATATAGAAACATCTGAGGTGCATACTGTTGTTGTGGAGGTCAGAGCTGTTGAGTCAAAGTGAAGGGGTGCAGGGACTAGATGGTCCTGATGGGGGTCAACTGGGATCCCAAAACCAGCTGGAACCAGAAAAGGGGGGGCAGGGGGGTAAGGTATAAAGGGTCACGTACATCTCATAAACTGAGAACATGTGAGATTGAAACACCTCtgtgatgatggacagatggtcTAGTTCCCTTTAGTACAGTCTAGCAGAGTCTAGTTCACTTGAGTACACTCCAGTAGGATCTGGTTCAGCTTAGCATAGTCCAGTACAGTCTAGTTCACTTCAGCATAGTCCAGTATATTCTGGTTCCATTTAGTAGAGTCCAGTAGGGTCTGGTTCACTTTGGTACAGTCCAGTAGAATGTAGTTCAGTCAATCAAGTCCAGTATAGTCTGGTTCACTTTAGTAGAGTCCAGTAGGGTCAAGTTCACTTAAGTACAGTCCAGTAGAGTCTAGCTCAGTTGAGTACAGTCCAGTAGGGTCTAGTTTACTTTAGTACAGTCCAGTAGGGTCACTTTAGTATAGTCCAGTAGGGTATAGCTCAGTTTACTACAATCCAGTAGAGTCTAGTTCACTTAAGTATAGTCCAATAGGGTCTATCTCCCTTTAGTACAGTCTAGTAGGGACTAGTTCACTTTAGTACAGTCCAGTAGAGTCTAGTTCAGTTTTCTACAATCCAGTAGGGTCTAGTTCAGTTTAGTACAGTCCAGTAGGGTCTAGTTCACTGTAGTATAGTCCAGAAGAGTTTAGTTCACTTGAGTACAGTCCAGTAGGGTCAACTTCACTTTAGTACGGTCCAGTAGAGTCTAGTTCAGTTAAGCATAGTCCAGTAGAGTCTGGTTCAGTTCAGTAAAGTCCAGCAGAGTCTAGTTCAGTTTAGCATTGTCCAGTAGAGTCTGGTTCAGTTCAGTAAAGTCCAGTAGAGTCTAGTTCAGTTTAGCATAGTCCAGTAGAGTCTGGTTCAGTTCAGTAAAGTCCAGTAGAGTCTAGTTCAGTTTAGCATAGTCCAGTAGAGTCTGGTTCAGTTCAGTAAAGTCCAGCAGAGTCTAGTTCAGCACAGTCCAGCATAGTCTAATTCAGTACAGTACAGTCCAGCAGAGTCTAGTTCAGTACAGTACAGCAGAGTCTAATTCAGTACAGTACAGTCCAGCAGTCTAGTTCAGTTCAGTACAGTCCAGCAGAGTCTAGTTCAGTACAGTACAGTCCAGCAGAGTCTAGCTCAGCACAGTCCAGCAGAGTCTAGTTCAGTACAGTCCAGCAGATTCTAATTCAGTACAGTCCAGCAGAGTCTAGTTCAGTACAGTCCAACAGAGTCTAGTTCAGTACAGTACAGTCCAGCAGAGTCTAGTTCAGTACAGTACAGTCCAGCAGAGTCTAGTTCAGTACAGTCCAGCAGAGTCTAGTTCAGTACAGTACAGTCCAGCAGAGTCTAGTTCAGTACAGTCCAGCAGAGTCTAATTCAGTACAGTCCAGCAGAGTCTAGTTCAGTTCAGTACAGTCCAGCAGAGTCTAGTTCAGTAAATGTGACTTCAGTCTCCTTTAGAGTTCAATTCAGTTCAGAAAGGCAGCAGTGTGAacagaaggaagagagagagagagagagagagagagagagagagagagagacaggtagatatagaaacagagagatggaATAATAAAGACGTGAATctatcagacagacagacagctcctcacctcctccatgcaGCAGCTGGGAGaggttctcttcttcttctcctccgctcAGTCAACGCATCGTCTGGTGTGTCActggaggggggaggagggggagacacagcagacagtgaggaggaggaggaggagggaggaagaggaggagtcatCTGAGGACAGTGAGGGAGCTAATGCGGCTAAGTGCCCTgcagaggacgagagagagaggggcgagcAAGAACATACACTGCAAGGTTTAGATATACACACCTTTagacacacacctcacataATCACAATGTGTGTCTATGAGTGTGCCTgtctttgtgtgattgtgtgtgtgtctgtgtgtgtgtgtgtgtgagtgtgtgtggcatgACTTGGCCAAATGCATAGCGCTGCATTGCAGTGCCGAGGCTGAGTTGGCATGCTGAGTACATAGTGTGCATACTGCGACTGTGTGCCAggctgccacacacactcacacacacacacacccagagacacacacagaaaaacagacacacacagagctcagcCTCCCTCATCATATTTAGTTCAGTTTAGTTTCCATcttaaaaaagagacagagacagaaaaatatcTCTTTAGGACAGATGGAGAAcatcccatctctctctctctctctctctctcttgctctctgaTATAGTTGATGAAAGTGATAAAGTTGAAGGAAGCACCAGGTAAACTGAACTGGACTAAACTGAACTCACTTTGCTCCTACTGGTCAGTCTGGTTCTGTTGgtctccagcagctgacagaggttcatcctctgagggGAATCTAGATCTTTCAGAAGCTCATCAGAGGATCTCGTGGGTCTCTGAAGACCctggtcctcctcagagactcGAACAACCAGCTCCACAGATCCTCTAAGAACATGATGTCATGGTTCAAAGGgggtgattggtcagtgggcggagcttcagaCTGTTTGATCTCTTATCTCCAACTTCACCTGGAGCAGGTCAGCTGCTCAGCTtaggttaccatggtgatttaccctGATAACAAGTGAACAGGTTTCATGAAAACTCTGAAGTTGACCTGAAGTTGACCTGAAGTTACCTGATGACCACAAACCCTGCTTCGTAGTTCTGGGCCCTGAACAACCACAGGTCTGGACACCAGGTCCCctctgctaacacggaggaggacGGGTGTGTGAGCTGttctgcagccagacaccagttACACATCATTTACAGAAACTGAGGCCgaaacagaagaaaactgaaaaaatacatttaattaacgGTTAGCATGGTAACAGCAGTTAAAGAAACAGACAATTTAAAGTTTGATCATTAAAAGGTTATTTCCTCTCgttcacttttgttttattcgtCTTCAACGTTTTCCTctagacacaaacaaataacttttattcatcttgtttattaaaaaatagtTAATAACTGAAGTCAGTTTGAAAACAGGGAATGTCAGTGATGTTTCTACATGAGTCATATTTGTTCAGGTTCATCATTTCAATCTCCCTCATTTCAAAACTTATAACATTAAAAATCCAaacttttaatatttacattttaaaatcaccGACCACAAGGTGGTGCCAAATCcaccaaaacaaaaacctgcagcagcaaaaaataaacaacggTCCAGTCATCGTCAAGACAGCTCGATGTTTGACATTGACACATACaccagggggcggagcctcagAACAGGCGAGTTTGGCATTAAGTGAACTTAGAACCAGTCCGTTCTCCCATTGAGTCCTTGTTCCATAAAGTTCTGGGTCCAGGTAAAATACACCAGGTCTCAGATCCGGTCTGAATCAAGATCTTTACAGTTAAGACCGGATTTAAAATTGAGTCCTTAAGGGCAACAAGTCCAGACCCAGTTTCACATCTGATCCTCTTACATCAAACAGCCAGAGGGTCCAGGGTCCAGGTCCTGGATCCAGGTCCGGTTCAGTCTGAACCTTTAATGTCgacttcatgttcagagcagacgCTCGTTTTCAGAAACACTCTGAACTTCCAGCCTTGAACTGAACCTGTATTAAACCTGTGTGGTTCTGTCTAAACCAAACCCGGTCCGGTCTGGAAGGATCTGGTTCAGGTCAGACGTGGAGGCGGGAGTATCGTAGCTTCCACCTCCTGGAGCGAactttgaagaagaagaagagcagcatgAGGAAGAGGCAGGAGGAAACGTAGAGGACGACACACAGACTCATGTCGACACTGTTGAAGCCCAGACCCAGGATCCAcatcccccctcctctcccgcCTCCCCCCTTCCTGTGGCCTGGCTCCTCGCTCCTGTCCTCACCCGCCTCCCCCCTCTGGGCCCAGTGTGCAggtccagcctcctcctctttcctgtcTCCGTCTCGGCGCCCATCCTGTGGCTGAGCGGTCCGAACCAGATCGGGATCGGGGTCTGCGGGAGGAGCGGGGCCCTGTGGGAGGTGGAGGGTGTATTTGGGGGACAGGTTGGAGACGCCGTAGTGACGTCGCAGGAAGCGGAGGACGTTGTCCTGGTTCCAGACATGGACGCCGTCTTTCTCCTCGTGACAGGAAGCACAGAGGACTGGGCTCGGCCAAGCAGCTTTAGGGAAGAGGGGGTCGTCACTCAGAGAgcctgttgggggggggggggtgttagggTTAGACATGGGGGCAACATGaaaccaataataataataaaaataacttatATAAGTATCGGTATCTTGACTTGAGGGCCACACTGGTTCCTGTGGTGGTTACCTGCCAGTCGCTCGTTGACCATGTTGTGTTGGTTCCACAGCCACAGCACCTGCTGCCCGGCGCTCGTCACCGCCTCCAGACCCACGGACGCCGCCTGCTCAAAGTGTCGGCCGCACTGCTCACAGCCGAAGAACGTCCTGATGTACCGACGCATCACCTGCAGCACCGGGGCCGCCTCGCTCTCCAGACCTGGGGGAGGACCACAGGGTCACAGACAGGGTCACAGACAGGGTCACAGACAGGAAGCACGTGCACGCTCACGTCACACGGCTGACCTGCGTTACCTGTGTTCTCCAGAGCGGTGGGCGTGGCCTCGTGTTGGACGGTCAGGACGTGAAACAGAGTCCACAGGGAACATGGGTAACCTCGTAGCCCCGCCCTGCTGCCCTGACAACCAACCCACCGAAGCTCCGCCCCCAAGAATACACCTGAGATctggacaggaaacaggaagtcagtgtgtgtacagcagatttcagacatgcactgaactctggacatGTGTGAAAGCTTagaggggtgtgtgtctgtctcacccTCATCTTGTTGTCCACCAAATCAAGGACGGCCTGGTAGGGGATTCGCTGCAGCGGTAAactgagcagccaatcagagagagTCTCCATCAGCTTCACCACCGAATCACGACCAGGATacaactgagagagagagagagtgagaacgagagagcaggcaagagagagacagagagagagagagaaagagagagaaagagagacagagtgagaacGAGAGAGCAGGcaatagagagacagagagagagacagagagagagagagaaagaaagagagaaagagagagaaagagagacagagtgagaacgagagagcaggcaagagagagacagagagagacagagagagagagagagagaaagaaagagagaaagagagagaaagatagacagagtgagaacgagagagagagcaagacagagagagaggagaaagagagagagagacagagagagagacagagacaaagagagagagagagtgacgacgagagagcaggcaagagagagacagagagagagagagagaaagaaagagagacagagtgagagagagagagaaagaaagagagacagagtgagaacGAGAGAGCAggcaatagagagagagagagagagagaaagagagagaaagagagacagagtgagaacgagagagcaggcaagagagagacagagagagacagagagagagagagagagaaagaaagagagaaagagagagaaagatagacagagtgagaacgagagagagagcaagacagagagagaggagaaagagagagagagacagagagagagacagagacaaagagagtgaACGAGGGAGCgagcaagacagagagagaggagagagagagagaaagaaagagagacagagtgagagagagagagcaggcaagagagagagagagagaaagaaagagagacagagtgagagagagagagcaggcaagagagagagagagagaaagaaagagagacagagtgagagagagagagcaggcaagagagagacagagagagagagagagagacagagtgagaacGAGAGAGCgagcaagacagagagagaggagaaagagagagagagacagagagtgaacgAGGGagcgagcaagagagagagagagacagagaggggagggaggcgcTCATGTCCTGTCAGACAGCGTCTCCTGAGCTCCAGCAGCTGGTCGAGGATCCTCACAGATCTcagacctgcagcagcatcGTTCATTGTCAGGTCAAGCAACTCACACAGACCCAAGGTCAACAGACGCCTTAGAAACTACTGACGCTGCCCAGCAGGGGGCGTCCAAACAGCAACCTACTCCATGGTTGAAAAGTCCTCAAAGTCTTAAAATCCATCAGGAACAAAGACATGTAACAGGACCCTGAGAGACAGAGGTCTCCACACCAGGTCTGtagcttctccagctctgcaTGGCTGCTGACCCCAGGTCTGATCCCCGACTGTCAAGGCCACTACCTGAACTCACCTGAACTCACCTGAATCACCTGAACAcgagttttcaaaataaaaggagaccaccatgttttcaaaataaaaggagacCACCATGTTTTCCAGCCTCTGATTCAGAGGCTGGAAACTCAGCCAGGCGTAACCATAGCAACAGGTATGTGTTTCGACAGTGAACATGGCAGTGTGGTACCTTAGAAACCAAAGTGACAAAGTCCTTGAAAACCTTCAGCTCCTCCCCCTCTAGAGAACTATGGGTAGCCAGTTCGACTCTCAGCAGGTAGTGTAGAGCTGACTCCAGATCAGCTGAGTACACCGTCGACCTGTGGAGACACACTTGTGTTTACTGACCATCCACTGACCCTGAACCAGACTGAACCAAGCCGAATCTCTGACCTGCTGAAGTCTCTCCAGGGCTCTGTGCTCTGTCCGTCTGCCAGCGCCCCCATCTGGCCAGCACTGGAAGGGCTGGCGTGTGACTTCACCCTGCGCTGAACTCCGGGTAACGTCttcagcagagaggagaagaagaaacgcAGACGCTTCTCACTGGAAGAGCAGAACACACAACTTTACATCCTGTTCTGAGGACCACATCctgttctttcaaaataaaagcggcgggattgattgtgatacagaaagAAACTTAAAAACCTAAAGAACCTacaggatgatgacatcatcaggcaGCCATGTGTaatcttgagtgtgtgtgtgagactgtgtgtgtgtgcactcacacatgcaggtgtgtgtgggtcccGTTGGGCTGCAGCAGGTAGATGGAGGGAAAGGTTGTGATCTTCAGAGCATCCAGCAGGGGGAGATCCGTGCTGAGAGCTCTCTTGACCTCCACACCTGAGAACTGCAGCAGGTCCAGGAtcacctgacagacacacagacagacacacacacagacagacacacacacagacagacacacaaacacacacacagacacacacacttattgaTGTGGTGATCTCAAATTACTTTTCTAATTCTTCTTCGTGTTCCTCTCACCTCTCGTCCAACGTACGACCCTGGTTCCTCTGTGATGACGGCCGTGTAGTGATCCGACCTTTGACCTAAAagaggcagcagctccacagcgctgagagagagagagacagacagacagagggagacagagagacagacaggtcaagtttattttctgttgtcaGCAGTGTTCCCTTGTTCCATCATGTTCTATGTGGTACCTGTATGGTTCTAGGGGTGGACAGTGATCAGGCCAGTCCAGTCTGGTGTGGTTCTGCAGGATGTCCACCATCAACTGTCTCACTGACtggatctgtctgtctgcacctgtacacacacacacagacacaaagacactgtATAATATTACTATGGTATTATAGTATTGTAGTAGTATCATAGAGGCATTATAAGACTGTTAGAGTAATATTAAGGATAAGGTTACTTTATTTGTACTCgtatttagatttgttttgcagcagtAAAAAGAGAAGGCATCCAAAACAGTACAAatgtataaacacacagacagaagaccACAACAGTATATTGTAGTATTATAGTTTTGTTATGTAGCATTCTAATAGTGGTATAGTAATAAAATAGTACTGTTGTAGTAGTATTGCAGTAGTATCATAGAAGTATTGCAAAAATATTAAAGTAGTGCAATGGTAGTATTATAGGTCTGTTATCGTAGTATTGTTACAGTAATATTATTGTAGAGTTATAGCAGAATTATTACAGTAAATGGTAATGGTttgtatttcaatatttttttgaCTTGCTGCCTCAAAGCACTTTTTCTTGTTCAcctgttcacacacattcatacagagcagCTGTTAGCAGCACTTTTTGCTCTATGAGGGGcagtttggggttcagcatcttgcccaaggacacttcagcaggcagatggggaagactgggaatCGGACTGCTAACTGCTACCCCTCCGCCACAGCTGGCAGTAGTACTGTAGTCATATTGCAATAGTATTATAGTAGAATTGTAGTAGTGTTATAGTTCTGTTATGATATTATTGTTATAGTATTGTAGTACCGTTAGACTGGTATTATTATAGTGGTGTCTCACCTCTGTGGATTGTTCCTCTGTCAGTCGCTGCAGCGTGAGCTCGAAAatactgaaaacaacaacaagacatATTTAACTCCTGCTACAGTGTGAATTAATACTAATACTCTGTTACAGTACTCCACATGACCCTGAAATACACTACAGTACTCTGCAGTACCCTGGTTGTGTAACATACCTTGAATGTTGGGTAGAACTTGATGCCATACTCTTTACAGACGTCAAAGTTTTCCTCCTGAGCACAATCGAGGACAGCCACACTGATGGCCCGCTgccagtctgacacacacacacgcacacgcacacacacaaacacacgcacacacacacacaaacacacaaacacacacacacacacgcacacacgcacacgcacacacacacacaaacacacaaacacacacacacacacacaaacacatttattaacaaagccagaagacaaagaggaagttATTTGATGTCATCAGTTTgaccataaaaataaaacatgatccTTTCAGCtagtgtgtctatttgtgtgtgtgttgtgtgtctgtgtgtgtgtctggctgtgtgtctgtgtgtgtggtctcccAGCAGTCAGGGTGTTCAGGGGTCGTCTGAGTCTTTGTCTCTCagatgtcctttgactctgagAGCTgttgagagagagtgagtgagtgtgtgtgtgtgtgtgtgtgtgtgtgtgtgtctgtgtgtgtctgtgtgtgtttgtgagcagcagctgctctctggtTGAGTTATTCAACAGTGGCAGATGGAGACTACAGACAGGTTCACACtggttgctgtgtgtgtgtttttttgtgtgtgactgtgtgttatCTACATGATAAGATGTTGCTGGTCTTTCACTTTGCTTTAGGcttaaaagtgtaaataacttTCAACATTCGatcatttataatatataaaaaaaatttgaataattaatAGTTTATAATCAATAATCATCCATTATATTGCATAATTAATAGTTTATAATCAATAATCATCCATTATATTGAATAATTAATAGTTTATAATCAATAATCATCCATTATATTGAATAATTAATAGTTTATAATCAATAATCAGCCGCTGAATATAAACCCAGCTTCCATGTCCCCGTTTATCCACACTCCTGAAACAAGTGTGTGGTGACTACATTCAGGATTAAGCTCCATGTGAGGACCAAACAAAGCAGACCGAATCAGCCAATGACAGACGGGCTCCTGCTGCACTTCCTGCTTTGTAACCAATCAAAGAGCAAAGGTGGATGAAACGTGCGGAACAGGAAATACTCCACTACAAGAGTAGAAGTACTTCGTTACTTTACGCCGCTGTAACTAACATGAATGTGTTTACTGAGCTAACAGCTGTTAGCTCCTCAGTCAGAAGTCCGTTCACAAAGTGGAGCCTTTTCCCGGCTCCTCTCACGCTGTGCGCCCGCAGCAGCTGAGGTGTGAGAGGACGCTTCTCTGGGACTCGAGGCTCAGTGATGATACTTTTAATGCCGAAGTGTCGGCGAGCTCCTGAACAACAAGAGTCCACAGAGTGAGACTCGAACCCTGCTCTAACGACCAGGAACacattaaatctaaatgtttctaATGAAGTCTGGTGAGAGAGTGTGAACCTTTGACGTCCAGAGCCAGACTCTTCCAGGTGCCGGAGAACTGGACACAGTGTCCGCACCACGACGAGTAGAACTGGAGCAGCCAGGCCGACGACGAGTTGGTGACGGCGGtcctcaggctgctgctgcccagGATCACCAGCGGGTCCTCCTCCGTGTACAGCCG belongs to Platichthys flesus chromosome 3, fPlaFle2.1, whole genome shotgun sequence and includes:
- the qsox2 gene encoding sulfhydryl oxidase 2 isoform X3: MSRAWLRAAALLWLVPGLLGAAARLYTEEDPLVILGSSSLRTAVTNSSSAWLLQFYSSWCGHCVQFSGTWKSLALDVKDWQRAISVAVLDCAQEENFDVCKEYGIKFYPTFKYFRAHAAATDRGTIHRGADRQIQSVRQLMVDILQNHTRLDWPDHCPPLEPYSAVELLPLLGQRSDHYTAVITEEPGSYVGREVILDLLQFSGVEVKRALSTDLPLLDALKITTFPSIYLLQPNGTHTHLHVEKRLRFFFSSLLKTLPGVQRRVKSHASPSSAGQMGALADGQSTEPWRDFSRSTVYSADLESALHYLLRVELATHSSLEGEELKVFKDFVTLVSKLYPGRDSVVKLMETLSDWLLSLPLQRIPYQAVLDLVDNKMRISGVFLGAELRWVGCQGSRAGLRGYPCSLWTLFHVLTVQHEATPTALENTGNAGLESEAAPVLQVMRRYIRTFFGCEQCGRHFEQAASVGLEAVTSAGQQVLWLWNQHNMVNERLAGSLSDDPLFPKAAWPSPVLCASCHEEKDGVHVWNQDNVLRFLRRHYGVSNLSPKYTLHLPQGPAPPADPDPDLVRTAQPQDGRRDGDRKEEEAGPAHWAQRGEAGEDRSEEPGHRKGGGGRGGGMWILGLGFNSVDMSLCVVLYVSSCLFLMLLFFFFKVRSRRWKLRYSRLHV
- the qsox2 gene encoding uncharacterized protein qsox2 isoform X1, with protein sequence MNDAAAGLRSVRILDQLLELRRRCLTGHERLPPLSVSLSLLLAPSFTLCLSLSFSSLSVLLALSFSLCLSLSLSVSLLPALSLSLCLSFFLSLSLLPALSLSLCLSFFLSLSLLPALSLSLCLSFFLSLSPLSLSCSLPRSLSLSLSLSLSLSLFLLSLCLALSLVLTLSIFLSLSLFLSLSLSLCLSLSLSCLLSRSHSVSLSLSFSLSLSLYCLLSRSHSVSLSFSLSLTLSLFLSLSLSLSLSCLLSRRHSLSLFVSVSLSVSLSLSPLSLSCSLSRSHSVYLSLSFSLSFSLSLSLSLSVSLLPALSFSLCLSFSLFLSFFLSLSLSLSLSLYCLLSRSHSVSLSLSFSLSLCLSLACSLVLTLSLSQLYPGRDSVVKLMETLSDWLLSLPLQRIPYQAVLDLVDNKMRISGVFLGAELRWVGCQGSRAGLRGYPCSLWTLFHVLTVQHEATPTALENTGNAGLESEAAPVLQVMRRYIRTFFGCEQCGRHFEQAASVGLEAVTSAGQQVLWLWNQHNMVNERLAGSLSDDPLFPKAAWPSPVLCASCHEEKDGVHVWNQDNVLRFLRRHYGVSNLSPKYTLHLPQGPAPPADPDPDLVRTAQPQDGRRDGDRKEEEAGPAHWAQRGEAGEDRSEEPGHRKGGGGRGGGMWILGLGFNSVDMSLCVVLYVSSCLFLMLLFFFFKVRSRRWKLRYSRLHV
- the qsox2 gene encoding sulfhydryl oxidase 2 isoform X4; the protein is MSRAWLRAAALLWLVPGLLGAAARLYTEEDPLVILGSSSLRTAVTNSSSAWLLQFYSSWCGHCVQFSGTWKSLALDVKDWQRAISVAVLDCAQEENFDVCKEYGIKFYPTFKYFRAHAAATDRGTIHRGADRQIQSVRQLMVDILQNHTRLDWPDHCPPLEPYSAVELLPLLGQRSDHYTAVITEEPGSYVGREVILDLLQFSGVEVKRALSTDLPLLDALKITTFPSIYLLQPNGTHTHLHVEKRLRFFFSSLLKTLPGVQRRVKSHASPSSAGQMGALADGQSTEPWRDFSRSTVYSADLESALHYLLRVELATHSSLEGEELKVFKDFVTLVSKLYPGRDSVVKLMETLSDWLLSLPLQRIPYQAVLDLVDNKMRISGVFLGAELRWVGCQGSRAGLRGYPCSLWTLFHVLTVQHEATPTALENTGLESEAAPVLQVMRRYIRTFFGCEQCGRHFEQAASVGLEAVTSAGQQVLWLWNQHNMVNERLAGSLSDDPLFPKAAWPSPVLCASCHEEKDGVHVWNQDNVLRFLRRHYGVSNLSPKYTLHLPQGPAPPADPDPDLVRTAQPQDGRRDGDRKEEEAGPAHWAQRGEAGEDRSEEPGHRKGGGGRGGGMWILGLGFNSVDMSLCVVLYVSSCLFLMLLFFFFKVRSRRWKLRYSRLHV
- the qsox2 gene encoding uncharacterized protein qsox2 isoform X2 — translated: MNDAAAGLRSVRILDQLLELRRRCLTGHERLPPLSVSLSLLLAPSFTLCLSLSFSSLSVLLALSFSLCLSLSLSVSLLPALSLSLCLSFFLSLSLLPALSLSLCLSFFLSLSLLPALSLSLCLSFFLSLSPLSLSCSLPRSLSLSLSLSLSLSLFLLSLCLALSLVLTLSIFLSLSLFLSLSLSLCLSLSLSCLLSRSHSVSLSLSFSLSLSLYCLLSRSHSVSLSFSLSLTLSLFLSLSLSLSLSCLLSRRHSLSLFVSVSLSVSLSLSPLSLSCSLSRSHSVYLSLSFSLSFSLSLSLSLSVSLLPALSFSLCLSFSLFLSFFLSLSLSLSLSLYCLLSRSHSVSLSLSFSLSLCLSLACSLVLTLSLSQLYPGRDSVVKLMETLSDWLLSLPLQRIPYQAVLDLVDNKMRISGVFLGAELRWVGCQGSRAGLRGYPCSLWTLFHVLTVQHEATPTALENTGLESEAAPVLQVMRRYIRTFFGCEQCGRHFEQAASVGLEAVTSAGQQVLWLWNQHNMVNERLAGSLSDDPLFPKAAWPSPVLCASCHEEKDGVHVWNQDNVLRFLRRHYGVSNLSPKYTLHLPQGPAPPADPDPDLVRTAQPQDGRRDGDRKEEEAGPAHWAQRGEAGEDRSEEPGHRKGGGGRGGGMWILGLGFNSVDMSLCVVLYVSSCLFLMLLFFFFKVRSRRWKLRYSRLHV